The Coffea arabica cultivar ET-39 chromosome 3c, Coffea Arabica ET-39 HiFi, whole genome shotgun sequence genome contains a region encoding:
- the LOC113739439 gene encoding uncharacterized protein gives MPPVTRRAAKALKPIGIQKSLGTRSDWAENDIRQCLSNYYKMRKQRRHPEKERCNYSRQHEIQFANHLVEMHRQGEIRDNISSYVVPEIQRRLNGQYGTSFTEDSIRGKYYALRGETKLYISFKRRGTGMGWDSQKFTWLMDDSQWAAMEQVNPKYGKFRNDCTVYHLLEEVFVNQGATGDFSSGFENELRTSADEREMETTARLARGKGSRSSRDEEAEIEVRGPKEAKGKGGKGKRKSGDGSGCSPMSTASGSVTDRYLRVCESIESLVSRKKSSSTSASVSSPDKNRSGRDPSKKTDYEIAMDQLKLIENVNFMAKYKAAEILKDKQELDVWNLAASDADRITWMKLKGCFPPDSQEPPPPPPF, from the exons ATGCCCCCTGTTACCCGCCGTGCTGCCAAAG CATTGAAGCCGATTGGGATCCAGAAATCTCTTGGAACCAGGTCTGATTGGGCGGAAAACGATATTCGGCAGTGCCTTTCTAACTACTACAAG ATGAGAAAACAAAGGCGCCATCCAGAGAAGGAGCGTTGTAATTACTCTAGGCAGCACGAAATCCAGTTTGCCAACCACCTTGTTGAGATGCATAGACAGGGTGAAATTAGGGACAATATTAGTTCCTACGTGGTTCCCGAAATTCAGCGCCGGTTAAACGGGCAGTACGGCACCTCGTTTACTGAGGATAGTATAAGGGGCAAGTACTATGCATTGCGCGGGGAGACCAAGCTGTACATTTCCTTTAAGAGGCGCGGAACGGGAATGGGTTGGGATAGCCAGAAGTTTACATGGCTTATGGATGATAGCCAATGGGCCGCGATGGAGCAG GTCAACCCAAAATACGGCAAATTTCGGAATGACTGCACCGTCTACCATTTGCTTGAGGAAGTCTTCGTCAACCAAGGAGCGACGGGAGACTTCAGTTCTGGCTTCGAGAACGAGCTCCGTACTTCAGCCGATGAGCGAGAAATGGAGACTACTGCCCGGCTTGCACGGGGAAAGGGATCAAGGTCCAGCAGGGACGAGGAAGCTGAAATTGAGGTACGGGGGCCAAAAGAAGCGAAAGGAAAGGGGGGGAAAGGAAAGCGGAAGTCGGGTGATGGCTCTGGCTGTAGTCCCATGTCCACCGCTTCTGGCTCAGTGACCGATAGATATCTCAGGGTCTGTGAAAGCATCGAGTCACTGGTTAGTCGGAAGAAGAGCTCCAGCACGAGTGCCTCAGTTAGTTCTCCGGACAAGAATCGTTCTGGCCGCGATCCATCGAAGAAAACCGACTATGAAATTGCCATGGATCAACTTAAACTTATTGAGAACGTCAATTTCATGGCCAAATACAAGGCAGCTGAGATATTGAAGGATAAACAAGAGCTGGATGTTTGGAATTTAGCTGCAAGTGACGCCGACCGCATCACTTGGATGAAGCTAAAAGGCTGTTTCCCCCCTGACTCTCAGGAGCCCCCTCCCCCACCCCCCTTTTAG
- the LOC113733939 gene encoding uncharacterized protein, whose translation MSEEAKRMVGGAAPAVAKSLSDDRKSTSGSAPTSSAVGKKVIIKSADMKEDMQKEAVDIAIAAFEKNGVEKDVAEHIKKEFDKRHGPTWHCIVGRNFGSYVTHETNHFVYFYLDSKAVLLFKSG comes from the exons ATGAGTGAAGAAGCAAAGAGGATGGTGGGCGGAGCAGCTCCGGCAGTTGCCAAGTCACTCTCTGATGATCGGAAGTCCACCTCCGGTTCGGCACCGACCTCCTCTGCTGTCGGAAAGAAAGTCATCATCAAAAGCGCAGATATGAAGGAAGACATGCAGAAAGAGGCCGTCGACATTGCCATCGCc GCTTTTGAGAAGAACGGTGTGGAGAAAGATGTAGCGGAGCATATCAAGAAGGAGTTTGATAAGCGGCATGGACCTACTTGGCACTGCATTGTCGGCAGAAATTTCG GTTCTTATGTGACTCATGAGACAAATCACTTTGTTTACTTCTATTTGGATTCAAAAGCTGTACTTCTGTTCAAATCTGGCTAA
- the LOC113734901 gene encoding FCS-Like Zinc finger 15, whose product MVGLSVVLEAEGYEDISSKRSAHHQVISKASMIIKPSPSSPTPPTSPSPFTKRNSSFNLSCGTSGFLDYCFLCRQKLLPGKDIYMYKGDRAFCSEECRCRQIFMDEEETIKAKTDHCSLAASSSNSSSRKGAKKRANGFAY is encoded by the exons ATGGTGGGACTAAGCGTTGTACTAGAAGCAGAAGGATACGAGGATATCAGTAGCAAGAGAAGTGCTCATCACCAAGTTATTAGCAAAGCCAGCATGATCATCAAACCATCTCCTTCTTCTCCAACTCCTCCTACTTCTCCTTCTCCCTTCACAAAAAGGAACAGCTCCTTTAACCTCTCATGTGGTACTAGTGGATTTCTTGACTATTGTTTCCTTTGCAGACAGAAACTTTTGCCTGGCAAGGACATCTATATGTACAA AGGTGACAGGGCTTTTTGCAGCGAGGAGTGCAGGTGCAGACAGATATTCATGGATGAAGAAGAAACTATTAAGGCCAAAACTGACCACTGTTCACTGGCTGCTTCATCATCTAATTCCTCTTCTCGTAAAGGGGCCAAAAAAAGAGCAAATGGTTTTGCCTATTAG